A stretch of the Porifericola rhodea genome encodes the following:
- a CDS encoding DNA alkylation repair protein, with product MSKPRPSVQIILQQLEAERKPEYLEHMQHFGIQGENMLGIRMPVLRAMAKTYAKDHKVALELWKHDIHEAKLMAILMDEAKKVNEAQMENWAQDFNSWDVCDQACNNLFCKTRYAYDKAFAWSKREEEYVKRAGFVLMATLAIHDKKGEDSKLEAFLPYIEAEATDERNFVKKAVNWALRQIGKRSAYLHTRALPLAEALSHHESPSARWIGSDALRELGSEKVLKRLA from the coding sequence ATGAGCAAGCCAAGACCTTCGGTACAAATCATATTACAACAGCTGGAAGCAGAACGCAAACCAGAGTACCTGGAGCATATGCAGCATTTTGGTATACAGGGAGAAAATATGCTCGGCATCCGTATGCCCGTACTAAGGGCTATGGCTAAAACTTATGCCAAAGACCACAAAGTAGCACTGGAACTATGGAAACACGATATACATGAAGCAAAACTCATGGCTATCTTGATGGATGAGGCCAAGAAAGTAAATGAGGCACAAATGGAAAACTGGGCGCAGGATTTTAACTCCTGGGATGTATGTGATCAGGCTTGCAATAATCTGTTTTGTAAAACCAGGTATGCTTACGATAAAGCTTTTGCCTGGAGTAAACGGGAGGAGGAGTATGTAAAAAGAGCAGGCTTTGTTTTAATGGCAACTTTGGCTATTCATGACAAAAAAGGAGAAGATAGTAAGCTGGAAGCTTTTCTTCCATACATAGAGGCAGAAGCAACGGATGAGCGTAACTTTGTAAAAAAAGCAGTAAACTGGGCGCTGCGGCAAATTGGAAAAAGAAGCGCTTACCTGCATACAAGAGCATTACCACTGGCAGAAGCTCTCTCTCATCATGAGTCGCCCTCAGCTCGCTGGATAGGTAGCGATGCCTTGCGCGAGCTGGGCAGCGAAAAAGTATTGAAGCGTCTTGCTTAA